Proteins found in one Kwoniella shivajii chromosome 4, complete sequence genomic segment:
- a CDS encoding protein PNS1, translated as MSAQQYYQGGNDQGYDQQRGYQQNNYNNQQYAPPQQGYPQQPQQTYQPPPGPPQGEYNQQQQQQQQQYGMKPSQPYAPPPGPPQQVNTENNNGYNNNYQNEAGPPPAYVDTAPFSQADEKTGQRLNPRKRLNDPIFLALFVAALAGFAVVSAIAIKSFVEVNGLGGGLGNDSQGGTGTSTTLDYHTVYLLLCVCALGLVNAALYIAFVRAFTRIVIEVTLALTVILNIGICVYYFIIKYWSGAAIFLVIALLSVFFYWSMRKRIPLAKLLLQVTIDITKHHPSVYLVVFIGLIIQTALSVWYTFTCIAIYVKWTPGSAACTGTSCSSGKVAGLIFYSTFAYLWTSQVVGNVILCTLAGGVFGGWYYYGPRVPNGGLPKRATLSAFIRASTLSLGSIAFGSLIVTVLELIRLILQAIQQYEAGEGDMVGAIVACCATCCVGCIESMVAWFNKYAYIEIALYGKSYIPAAKDTWRLLKDRGIDALVNDSLVGTALMWGAYLNGFLCAVLGYLYLRFTNPAYNTSGQYSAPVILFSFLIGINEGQVINSAIDAGVSTIFVGLGEDPMVLAERSPALFEMIRQAYPRVVEGVPQR; from the exons ATGAGCGCTCAACAGTACTATCAAGGTGGTAACGATCAAGGATATGATCAACAAAGAGGATATCAACAGAATAACTATAATAATCAACAATATGcaccacctcaacaaggttatCCTCAGCAACCACAACAAACATATCAACCACCTCCTGGACCACCTCAAGGAGAATAcaaccaacaacaacaacagcaacaacaacagtaTGGTATGAAACCTTCTCAACCATACGCTCCTCCTCCAGGTCCACCTCAACAGGTGAACACCGAGAATAACAACGGCTACAATAACAATTATCAGAACGAAGCAGGACCCCCTCCAGCATACGTTGATACGGCGCCTTTCTCACAAGCGGATGAGAAAACAGGTCAAAGACTAAATCCTAGAAAAAGACTGAATGATCCTATTTTCTTGGCTTTATTCGTAGCTGCTCTAGCTGGTTTCGCTGTCGTCTCAGCTATAGCCATCAAGAGCTTCGTCGAGGTCAATGGGCTGGGTGGTGGCCTGGGGAACGATAGCCAGGGTGGTACAGGTACCAGTACAACTTTAGACTA TCACACagtatatcttcttctttgtgtTTGTGCTTTGGGTTTAGTCAATGCAGCTTTATACATAGCT TTCGTTCGTGCTTTCACAAGGATTGTCATTGAAGTGACCCTTGCTTTGACTGTAATCCTCAATATCGGTATTTGTGTAT ACTACTTTATCATCAAAT ACTGGTCCGGAGCTGCTATCTTCCTTGTCATCGCGTTGTTATCCGTGTTCTTCTATTGgtcgatgaggaagag GATACCCCTCGCCAAACTCCTTCTACAAGTCACAATCGATATCACAAAACATCACCCTTCCGTCTATCTCGTAGTATTCATAGGTTTGATCATCCAGACCGCTTTGTCAGTGTGGTACACCTTTACTTGTATTGCAATTTATGTCAAATGGACTCCTGGCAGTGCAG CTTGTACTGGTACTAGTTGTTCGTCAGGCAAAGTAGCTGGGTTAATCTTCTACTCCACTTTTGCCTATCTTTGGACTTCTCAAGTGGTCGGAAACGTCATTCTTTGTACATTGGCTGGAGGTGTCTTTGGAG GATGGTACTACTACGGACCTAGAGTACCTAACGGTGGATTGCCCAAACGAGCTACactttcagctttcatccGAGCCTCAACATTATCCCTCGGATCAATCGCTTTTGGTTCATTGATTGTTACAGTCTTGGAACTGATTAGATTAATCTTACAAGCTATTCAACAATatgaagcaggagaaggtgatatggTAGGAGCCATCGTAGCTTGTTGT GCTACATGCTGTGTGGGCTGTATTGAATCAATGGTGGCTTGGTTCAATAAATACGCCTATATCGAAATTGCATTGTATGGTAAATCATATATCCCAGCTGCCAAAGATACTTGGAGATTGCTAAAGGACAGAGGAATTGATGCTCTGGTCAATGATTCACTTGTCGGAACTG CATTGATGTGGGGAGCTTATCTCAATGGATTCTTATGTGCTGTATTAGGCTATCTCTACCTCAGAT TCACAAACCCCGCTTATAATACCTCTGGACAATACTCTGC GCCCGTCAttctcttctcattcttgATTGGAATAAACGAAGGTCAAGTTATCAACAGTGCCATT GACGCTGGTGTATCTACCATCTTTGttggattgggtgaagatccgat GGTTCTTGCTGAGAGAAGTCCAGCATTGTTTGAAATGATCAGACAGGCTTACCCAAGAGTTGTCGAGGGGGTCCCTCAGCGATAA
- a CDS encoding S-adenosylmethionine decarboxylase proenzyme encodes MTLPSDTPQEVLTSPGPFEGPEKLLEVWFAPSFDQLPSTSSITPPQEYRSAANTQDGDISTSTSNGTAELKGLRKIPKYVWEEMLDIVKCKVLSVVEGDEIDAYLLSESSLFVAPHLVILKTCGTTLNLLGLYRIIEIAKEWCGFTNVWRCFYSRKSFFFPERQQGPHRDWSDEVRFLDTVFGTAGAAYTVGPMNRDHWLLYLTSPNTVPNLSSSSTYSSPSSSLILPSPTKSISTSNLDGNTSIDVNVKVNAPPFQPAKYQDTTLEILMTHLAPCAREQFFNDDTNGTLKSGLELGQEISSTLGIDKLFPKDETVLDSFGFDPCGYSANAVIGSGMPESISKKNGKGGGYFTIHVTPEEGWSYASFECNVPLPTCSPSPSSSSSSSSYPTSQNEDPTKRPELQELIKKVVNIFQPSRLSITLFVSTPASSSTLDPQKQDENHNSTVGDTETEQRAWQSFGTNLLGKDFQRKDRIGYEFDGYDLVFACFEKKGWKEPSSSGVRIGAPNGDV; translated from the exons ATGACATTACCTTCAGATACACCACAAGAAGTATTGACTTCACCTGGACCGTTCGAAGGACCTGAAAAATTATTAGAAGTTTGGTTCGCACCTTCTTTTGATCAATTaccatcaacatcctcaATAACACCTCCTCAAGAATACAGATCAGCTGCCAATACCCAAGATGGGGACATCTCAACATCCACTTCAAATGGAACGGCAGAGCTGAAGGGGCTGAGAAAAATCCCAAAATATGTTTGGGAAGAGATGTTGGATATAGTTAAATGTAAAGTATTGAGtgttgttgaaggtgatgaaatAGACGCTTATCTGTTGTC CGAATCATCGTTATTCGTCGCACCTCATTTAGTGATTCTGAAAACATGCGGAACGACACTCAACTTATTAGGGTTATACAGAATAATTGAAATCGCAAAAGAATGGTGTGGATTCACCAATGTTTGGAGATGTTTTTACAGTCGAAaaagtttcttctttcctgaaAGACAACAGGGTCCTCACAGAGACTGGAGTGATGAGGTTAGGTTCTTAGATACTGTttttg GAACTGCCGGAGCTGCATACACTGTCGGACCGATGAATCGAGATCATTGGTTATTATATCTCACATCACCTAACACAGTACCAAacttatcttcatcatccacttATTCGTCACCGTCTTCATCACTGATCCTTCCTTCACCAACCAAATCCATATCTACATCCAACCTCGATGGTAATACTAGCATAGATGTCAACGTCAAGGTCAACGCACCACCATTCCAACCTGCGAAATATCAAGATACGACATTGGAGATATTAATGACCCATCTCGCTCCTTGTGCGAGAGAACAATTCttcaatgatgatacaaACGGTACACTCAAGTCAGGGTTAGAATTAGGTCAAGAAATCTCATCAACCTTGGGTATCGATAAATTATTTCCAAAAGATGAGACTGTTTTAGATTCATTCGGATTTGATCCATGTGGATATTCTGCCAATGCAGTTATAGGTTCAGGTATGCCAGAATCAATTTCCAAGAAAAATGGTAAAGGCGGTGGTTATTTCACGATTCACGtcacacctgaagaaggttggtCATACGCTTCCTTTGAATGTAATGTACCTTTACCGACTtgttctccttctccctcatcatcatcgtcttcttcgtcataTCCAACATCACAGAATGAAGATCCAACGAAAAGACCTGAATTACAAGAGTTGATCAAAAAAGTCGTAAACATCTTCCAACCTTCAAGATTATCAATAACCTTATTCGTTTCTACcccagcttcttcttctaccctAGACCCCCAAAAGCAAGATGAAAACCACAATTCAACGGTCGGAGACACGGAAACTGAACAAAGAGCATGGCAATCATTTGGAACTAATCTGTTAGGCAAGGATTTTCAAAGAAAGGATAGAATAGGTTATGAGTTTGACGGATATGATTTGGTATTCGCTTGctttgagaagaaaggttggaaagaaCCTTCTAGCTCAGGGGTGAGGATAGGTGCTCCCAATGGAGATGTGTGA